The following is a genomic window from Miscanthus floridulus cultivar M001 chromosome 14, ASM1932011v1, whole genome shotgun sequence.
ATATCTCCTAGAGACCCATTTGTAGAAAGGGTTATCTTTTGGGTCTTATTATTGAAGAAGACCAAAAATAGATATTGAACCATTTGTCTGTAGCGCTACCAAAGAATGAATAGGTCTTATATTTTGAGTCGTGGTTGTTGGAGATTGTATTAGCCAGCGTGCGTGCTCAATATATAATAACACATGATTTTAATAAGTGAATTACATATATTGGCTTCAATTTGCATGTGGAGAGCCGCGCGGTGGCTACCTGCTAGCTTCTCTTGTGGTAGTACCTCATCAGCTCAGCTCCAGCGACGCAGTCAGCGGTGGGGttgggggctctagcccccctatCGATCCTAGGCACGTAGAgtttttctaagttttttttaaaattttatacatatatgtattaagtagaagaagctaaggtTATGAGAAGATAAAAAAGCCTCTATTTTTTTATTCAGCCTTTTCTAAAATTTTTTGTGGCTTCATCCCTGTTtagctccatcatcatcatccctaGTTACAGCTCGTTTgtaccatccatccatccatataATAAAAATAACCACAAGAGAACAAACGCACCTGCAAGGATTGGAAAGGTTAAGCAGTAGTTAGTGACACACACAAGCAGTACGTACAACATGCGcaaactaaggccccgtttaatccaaaaaattttggattttggctactgtagtactttcatttgtatttgacaattagtgtctaattatagactaattaggtttaaaagttttgtctcgcgatttctcacccaactgtgcaattagtttttttcgtctacatttagtactccatgcatatgccgcaagattcgatgtgacgggtactgcgtaaaattttttggaatctaaacagtcCCTAAGCTAGCTCAGCTAACCGTAAACTAGTCAACGTCACACACGCGCTAGTGCATGGCATGTGATGACCTCAGCAAGCATATATGCCCTTTTGCGCACACACacacgtagagagagagagaaaaaaaatggcATGTCTCGTAGTGCATCCACCCGTCCATCGGCCCACAACAAACATCAAAGTTAGGCACTGTGCGTGACGCCCATGACAGCTTACCTTCTCTCTACTACTGGATCCAGCACGCAGCTCAGCTCAATGCAAGAGTAGTATAGTATAGTACTTGTAGAggccagcagagggagaagaAGTGCAGTGTAATGTATGTAGCGTGTATGTACCATACAATACATTATATTGGCCGTGCTTGTCTAACCTTGCTTTTATCAAAGGCACCTTGCCCCTTTGAACATTTTCTCTTCCTCTTGCTGCACCTTCGtcgtctcttcctcctcctcctcttgctcTCTATGGTGTCGGCCGCGGCGCGGCGCAACGCCACCAGAGAGGAGGAGGCATGAGAGGATGGTGACGTTACTCCGGCCGCACCGCCACGCCCATGGGCCGGCCGCCGTCAGCGTTCGCCTCATCAGCAGAAGCCACagccaacaacatcatcacctgCCGCCGACGACGCCGtctccttgccgccgccgcagcgtcgTCCTGAGGCCCATGGCACAGGACCCCTCCCACCCGCACCGGCAGAGCAAGGACACCTCCTcgccaccgcagcagcagcagcagcagcagcccgagCAGCCAGAGATAGTAGTGCACCAGCCCGCGCCGCAGCCACAGCCGCCGCGCGACGTCCAGGAAGCGGCAgccgccagcagcagcagcagcagcggcagcgacgCCGGCTCCTCCTGGCTTCAGCTCGGGATCGGCCCATCTTCAGcgtcgccaccgccgtcgcccggCCCGCACCGGAAACGGCATAGGCCCGATGACGACGCAGCAGGCCCCTCGACGTCCGTACAGCCGGCCTCGGCCCTGCCCCTGCTCCCGCAGCTGCAGCTCTCTCTACAACCAGGGCCTTCGTCCTCGTCCTCGGCAGCGCCGGTGGGGacagtggtggcggcggcgccgccacccCCCGCCCACGACGCCGGCACGTGGTTCTTGCTCCGGGCGGCCCAGAATCAGTGAGTAGGACATGTCCGCATCCCGCCAGGCGACTTTTCCGGGCAATGTGGGTGGTTAGCTCATGCCGTTGCCGTTCATCCCATGCAGGAGGAGGGACCCGCCATTGCCGCAGATCCCCAGGAGCTACTTGAGGGTTAGGTTTGTATCTCGATTCTCGACCCTCCATATGCATTATATCTCTCTGTAGTCTGCACTGCACCACCATGATGCCTTATTGGATCTCTCTCCCtgcctctctctatctctctccctgatgtctctctttccctctctgtgttcattaattcctGATATAATCAACAACAAATTGACTTTGCTTAATTCCCTTGTGTTAGTTAATTATTAGGTTTTGATTATTGTTCCTTTGATTAATCTACCATGCATCCGTGCTGTTTGATCATGCCACATTGACCTGCTCTGCGGGGTGTTTGTGTGTGGGTGTTGTTGTTGATGGGCAGCAGAGACGGGAGGATGACAGTTAGAGTAGTGATGAGGTACCTTGTTAACAAGCTGGGCCTTGACGACGATTCACAGGTATGGCATGCATGTCGCCTCCCTCCCCATGATGCCTTTTTTTGGATCGCCATATTTTTTAAATTTTCCCCTTCTTGATTACCATATATGCATATTTTTAAATTTTCCCCTTCTTCATGAGTTTTTGTTTTTGTGCAATGGGTGGAACTCTTGCTTGTGTTTTAAA
Proteins encoded in this region:
- the LOC136506042 gene encoding protein LAX PANICLE 2-like isoform X1, yielding MVTLLRPHRHAHGPAAVSVRLISRSHSQQHHHLPPTTPSPCRRRSVVLRPMAQDPSHPHRQSKDTSSPPQQQQQQQPEQPEIVVHQPAPQPQPPRDVQEAAAASSSSSSGSDAGSSWLQLGIGPSSASPPPSPGPHRKRHRPDDDAAGPSTSVQPASALPLLPQLQLSLQPGPSSSSSAAPVGTVVAAAPPPPAHDAGTWFLLRAAQNQRRDPPLPQIPRSYLRVSRDGRMTVRVVMRYLVNKLGLDDDSQVWHACRLPPHDAFFWIAIFFKFSPS
- the LOC136506042 gene encoding protein LAX PANICLE 2-like isoform X2; this encodes MVTLLRPHRHAHGPAAVSVRLISRSHSQQHHHLPPTTPSPCRRRSVVLRPMAQDPSHPHRQSKDTSSPPQQQQQQQPEQPEIVVHQPAPQPQPPRDVQEAAAASSSSSSGSDAGSSWLQLGIGPSSASPPPSPGPHRKRHRPDDDAAGPSTSVQPASALPLLPQLQLSLQPGPSSSSSAAPVGTVVAAAPPPPAHDAGTWFLLRAAQNQRRDPPLPQIPRSYLRVRDGRMTVRVVMRYLVNKLGLDDDSQVWHACRLPPHDAFFWIAIFFKFSPS